A window of the Gossypium hirsutum isolate 1008001.06 chromosome A05, Gossypium_hirsutum_v2.1, whole genome shotgun sequence genome harbors these coding sequences:
- the LOC107900893 gene encoding endoplasmic reticulum-Golgi intermediate compartment protein 3, translating into MDGIMNKIRNLDAYPKINEDFYSRTLSGGVITVVSSVVMFLLFFSELRLYLHAATETKLVVDTSRGETLRINFDVTFPALACSIVSVDAMDISGEQHLDVKHDIIKKRLDAHGNVIESRPDGIGAPKIEKPLQRHGGRLEHNETYCGSCYGAEAADDDCCNSCEDVREAYRKKGWALSNPDLIDQCKREGFLQKIKDEEGEGCNIYGFLEVNKVAGNFHFAPGKSFQQSNVHVHDLLAFQKDSFNLSHKINRLAFGDYFPGVVNPLDSVHWTQEQPSGMYQYFLKVVPTVYTDVSGHTIQSNQFSVTEHFKGAEVGRLQSLPGVFFFYDLSPIKVTFTEQHVSFLHFLTNVCAIVGGVFTVSGILDSFIYHGQKAIKKKMEIGKLS; encoded by the exons ATGGATGGAATAATGAATAAGATAAGGAATTTAGATGCATACCCTAAGATAAACGAGGATTTCTACAGCCGTACGCTTTCCGGTGGCGTTATCACTGTCGTCTCCTCCGTTGTAATGTTCTTGCTCTTCTTCTCCGAGCTCC GATTATATCTTCATGCTGCAACCGAAACAAAACTCGTGGTTGACACTTCAAGAGGGGAAACTCTTCGCATCAAT TTTGATGTTACATTTCCTGCTCTTGCATGCTCAATCGTTAGCGTTGATGCAATGGATATAAGTGGAGAGCAACATCTTGATGTG AAACATGACATAATCAAGAAACGGTTAGATGCACATGGCAATGTTATAGAATCGAGGCCAGATGGAATTGGTGCTCCCAAG ATTGAAAAGCCTTTACAGAGGCATGGTGGCAGACTTGAGCACAATGAGACTTATTGTGGTTCATGTTATGGTGCAGAAGCG GCTGATGATGATTGTTGCAATTCCTGTGAGGATGTTCGTGAGGCATACAGAAAGAAAGGTTGGGCGTTGTCAAACCCAGATTTGATTGATCAG TGCAAGAGAGAGGGTTTTCTTCAGAAGATTAAGGATGAAGAAGGTGAGGGGTGTAATATATATGGCTTTTTAGAAGTTAATAAGGTGGCCGGGAACTTTCATTTTGCACCTGGGAAAAGCTTTCAGCAATCGAATGTTCATGTACATGACTTGCTAGCTTTTCAAAAGGACAGTTTTAAT CTAAGTCACAAGATCAATAGATTAGCTTTCGGAGATTACTTCCCCGGGGTCGTGAATCCTCTTGATAG TGTTCATTGGACTCAAGAACAGCCAAGTGGGATGTACCAGTACTTTCTCAAG GTTGTCCCTACCGTGTACACAGATGTGAGTGGGCACACTATCCAATCAAATCAG TTTTCTGTAACGGAGCATTTTAAGGGTGCAGAAGTAGGCCGGCTTCAATCCCTCCCTGGAGTTTTCTTCTTTTATGACCTTTCTCCTATCAAG gTGACTTTTACAGAGCAGCATGTCTCGTTCTTGCACTTTCTAACAAATGTTTGTGCTATAGTTGGAG gTGTTTTTACTGTTTCGGGAATATTAGACTCTTTTATATACCATGGTCAAAAAGCAATCAAGAAGAAGATGGAAATTGGTAAACTTAGTTGA
- the LOC121229041 gene encoding probable beta-D-xylosidase 7: MMLSFVSLLSFALLFIHGGSTQPPFACDSSNPETKNYLFCQTELPITQRARDLVSRLTLDEKISQLVNSAPAIPRLGIPAYEWWSEALHGVSNVGPGVRFDGTIKAATSFPQVILTAASFDPYQWYRIGQAIGREARAMYNAGEANGMTFWAPNINIFRDPRWGRGQETPGEDPFVVGKYAVSYVRGVQGDTFQGGKLHGRLQASACCKHFTAYDLDNWKGTNRFLFDARVTVQDLADTYQPPFEKCVRDGRASGVMCAYNRVNGVPSCADSSLLFKTVRGEWDFKGYVTSDCDAVAIIHNDQGYAKAPEDAVVDVLKAGMDLNCGSYLQNYTKSAVLQKKLPESQVDRALHNLYAVRMRLGLFNGNPVPNPFGNIGADQICSPEHQILALEAARNGIVLLKNDAKLLPLPKSTMSLAVIGPNANSPQTLIGNYAGPPCKSVTPLQALESYVKNTVYHPGCDTVSCSTGAIDKAVDIAKRADYVVLIMGLDQTEEREALDRVDLFLPGRQQELIVSVAKAAKRPVVLVLLSGGPIDISFAKDDPRIGGIFWAGYPGEGGGNALAEVIFGDHNPGGRLPVTWYPQDFTKVPMTDMRMRPESSLDYPGRTYRFYKGDTVFEFGYGLSYSKYSYSFTRVSQNNLYLNHSSSLHTKETSDSVRYMLVSEVGAEICDERKITVHVGVKNNGELAGKHPVLLYVRHGNHGNGRPKKQLIGFRSVILSGGEMGEIQFEVNPCEHLSRANEYGLMVMEEGRHFLVVGDDKHPITIII; the protein is encoded by the exons ATGATGCTTTCTTTCGTTTCCTTACTAAGTTTCGCTCTCCTTTTCATCCATGGCGGATCAACCCAACCGCCATTTGCATGTGATTCATCGAACCCAGAAACCAAAAACTACCTTTTTTGCCAAACCGAGTTGCCCATAACTCAAAGAGCTAGGGACCTGGTTTCAAGGCTTACATTAGATGAAAAAATCTCTCAACTCGTTAACTCAGCTCCGGCTATCCCACGGCTAGGTATCCCGGCATACGAGTGGTGGTCGGAGGCCTTACACGGAGTTTCCAACGTCGGTCCCGGCGTCAGGTTCGACGGTACCATTAAAGCCGCTACTAGCTTCCCTCAAGTCATCCTCACCGCTGCTTCTTTTGATCCGTATCAATGGTACCGCATTGGCCAA GCGATTGGAAGAGAAGCGAGAGCTATGTATAATGCAGGGGAGGCAAATGGGATGACattttgggcaccaaatattAACATATTTAGGGACCCGAGGTGGGGAAGAGGGCAAGAAACACCAGGGGAAGATCCATTTGTGGTTGGGAAATATGCTGTGTCGTATGTGAGAGGGGTTCAAGGAGATACTTTTCAAGGCGGGAAACTCCATGGACGCCTTCAAGCTTCAGCTTGTTGTAAGCATTTTACAGCTTATGATTTGGATAATTGGAAGGGTACGAACCGGTTTCTCTTTGATGCTCGT GTAACAGTGCAAGATTTAGCCGACACATACCAACCGCCATTCGAGAAGTGCGTACGAGATGGGCGAGCCAGTGGAGTTATGTGTGCTTACAATAGAGTTAATGGCGTCCCAAGCTGTGCTGATTCCAGTCTCTTGTTCAAGACTGTGAGAGGCGAATGGGATTTCAAagg GTATGTCACATCGGACTGTGATGCGGTTGCAATCATCCACAACGATCAAGGATACGCCAAAGCACCCGAAGATGCTGTTGTTGATGTTCTCAAGGCCG GCATGGATCTCAACTGTGGATCCTATTTGCAGAATTATACCAAATCTGCAGTACTGCAGAAAAAACTACCAGAATCTCAAGTAGACCGAGCTCTCCATAATCTGTATGCTGTTAGAATGAGATTAGGCCTTTTCAATGGAAATCCGGTACCAAATCCTTTTGGAAATATTGGAGCGGACCAAATCTGCTCCCCTGAGCACCAGATTCTAGCACTTGAAGCTGCTCGTAATGGCATTGTCCTTTTAAAGAACGATGCTAAACTTCTTCCACTTCCAAAATCTACCATGTCGCTTGCTGTAATAGGTCCAAATGCCAATTCGCCACAAACACTTATCGGAAACTATGCAGGCCCTCCATGCAAGTCTGTTACTCCTTTGCAAGCTTTGGAGAGCTACGTTAAGAACACCGTGTACCACCCCGGTTGTGATACAGTTTCTTGTTCTACTGGTGCAATTGACAAAGCAGTTGACATTGCAAAACGGGCAGATTATGTAGTGTTGATAATGGGATTAGATCAAACTGAAGAAAGAGAGGCGCTCGATCGGGTTGATTTGTTTCTTCCTGGGAGGCAACAAGAACTCATCGTCAGCGTTGCAAAAGCTGCAAAGAGACCGGTTGTTTTAGTGCTTCTTTCCGGAGGTCCGATTGATATATCTTTCGCTAAGGATGATCCGAGAATCGGTGGCATTTTTTGGGCTGGTTATCCAGGAGAAGGCGGAGGTAATGCACTCGCGGAAGTAATCTTCGGTGATCACAATCCAG GAGGGAGATTACCCGTAACTTGGTATCCACAAGATTTCACCAAAGTACCAATGACAGACATGAGGATGAGACCTGAATCATCATTGGACTATCCTGGACGCACATACAGATTCTATAAAGGAGACACAGTTTTTGAATTCGGTTATGGCCTTAGTTACTCAAAGTATTCGTATTCGTTCACCCGTGTGTCCCAAAACAATCTTTATTTGAACCATTCTTCAAGTTTACATACAAAGGAGACCTCCGATTCTGTACGATACATGCTAGTTTCGGAAGTAGGTGCTGAAATCTGTGATGAAAGGAAGATCACGGTCCACGTCGGAGTGAAAAATAACGGGGAGCTGGCAGGTAAGCATCCGGTATTGTTGTATGTGAGGCATGGAAACCATGGAAATGGAAGGCCAAAGAAACAATTGATTGGATTTCGAAGTGTGATATTAAGTGGAGGGGAAATGGGTGAAATTCAGTTTGAAGTTAACCCTTGTGAGCATTTAAGTAGGGCTAATGAATATGGTTTAATGGTAATGGAAGAAGGAAGGCATTTCTTGGTTGTAGGAGATGACAAACATCCCATCACCATTATAATTTGA